From Rhinolophus sinicus isolate RSC01 linkage group LG15, ASM3656204v1, whole genome shotgun sequence, the proteins below share one genomic window:
- the PDK2 gene encoding pyruvate dehydrogenase kinase, isozyme 2 isoform X2: MRWVRALLKNASLAGAPKYIEHFSKFSPSPLSMKQFLDFGSSNACEKTSFTFLRQELPVRLANIMKEINLLPDRVLGTPSVQLVQSWYVQSLLDIMVFLDKDPEDQRTLSQFTEALVTIRNRHNDVVPTMAQGVLEYKDAYGDDPVSNQNIQYFLDRFYLSRISIRMLINQHTLIFDGSTNPAHPKHIGSIDPNCSVSEVVKDAYDMAKLLCDKYYMASPDLEIQEISASNSTQPIHMVYVPSHLYHMLFELFKNAMRATVESHESSLTLPPIKVMVALGEEDLSIKMSDRGGGVPLRKIERLFSYMYSTAPTPQPGTGGTPLAGFGYGLPISRLYAKYFQGDLQLFSMEGFGTDAVIYLKALSTDSVERLPVYNKSAWRHYQTIQEAGDWCVPSTEPKNTSTYRVS; this comes from the exons ATGCGCTGGGTCCGCGCGCTGCTGAAGAATGCGTCCCTGGCAGGGGCGCCCAAGTACATCGAGCACTTCAGCAAGTTCTCCCCGTCCCCGCTGTCCATGAAGCAGTTTCTAGACTTCG GGTCCAGCAATGCCTGTGAGAAAACCTCGTTCACCTTCCTCAGGCAGGAGCTGCCTGTGCGCCTGGCCAACATCATGAAAGAGATCAACCTGCTTCCTGACCGGGTGCTGGGCACACCCTCAGTGCAGCTGGTACAGAGCTG GTATGTCCAGAGTCTCCTAGACATCATGGTGTTCCTGGACAAGGACCCCGAAGACCAACGTACCCTGAGCCA GTTCACTGAGGCCCTGGTCACCATTCGGAACCGCCACAATGATGTGGTGCCCACCATGGCGCAGGGCGTGCTCGAGTACAAGGACGCCTATGGCGACGACCCCGTGTCCAACCAGAACATCCAGTACTTCCTGGACCGCTTCTACCTCAGCCGCATCTCCATCCGCATGCTCATCAACCAGCACA CCCTGATCTTTGACGGCAGCACCAACCCGGCCCACCCCAAACATATTGGCAGCATTGACCCGAACTGCAGTGTCTCCGAGGTGGTGAAAG ATGCCTATGACATGGCCAAGCTCCTGTGTGACAAGTATTACATGGCCTCACCCGACCTGGAGATCCAGGAAATCAGTG CGTCCAACTCCACACAGCCAATTCACATGGTTTATGTCCCCTCTCACCTCTACCACATGCTTTTTGAACTCTTCAAG AATGCCATGCGAGCAACTGTGGAGAGCCATGAATCCAGCCTCACTCTCCCCCCTATCAAGGTCATGGTGGCCTTGGGCGAGGAAGATCTGTCCATCAAA ATGAGTGACCGAGGCGGGGGTGTCCCCTTGAGGAAGATTGAGCGACTGTTCAGCTACATGTACTCCACAGCACCTACCCCACAGCCTGGCACCGGGGGCACCCCGCTG GCTGGCTTCGGGTACGGGCTTCCCATTTCCCGCCTCTATGCCAAGTACTTCCAGGGGGACCTACAGCTCTTCTCCATGGAAGGCTTTGGGACCGATGCTGTCATCTATCTCAAG GCCCTGTCCACGGACTCGGTGGAGCGCCTGCCCGTCTACAACAAGTCAGCCTGGCGCCACTACCAGACCATCCAGGAGGCCGGCGACTGGTGTGTGCCCAGCACGGAGCCCAAGAACACGTCCACGTACCGTGTCAGCTAG
- the PDK2 gene encoding pyruvate dehydrogenase kinase, isozyme 2 isoform X1, translating to MRWVRALLKNASLAGAPKYIEHFSKFSPSPLSMKQFLDFGSSNACEKTSFTFLRQELPVRLANIMKEINLLPDRVLGTPSVQLVQSWYVQSLLDIMVFLDKDPEDQRTLSQFTEALVTIRNRHNDVVPTMAQGVLEYKDAYGDDPVSNQNIQYFLDRFYLSRISIRMLINQHTLIFDGSTNPAHPKHIGSIDPNCSVSEVVKDAYDMAKLLCDKYYMASPDLEIQEISAASNSTQPIHMVYVPSHLYHMLFELFKNAMRATVESHESSLTLPPIKVMVALGEEDLSIKMSDRGGGVPLRKIERLFSYMYSTAPTPQPGTGGTPLAGFGYGLPISRLYAKYFQGDLQLFSMEGFGTDAVIYLKALSTDSVERLPVYNKSAWRHYQTIQEAGDWCVPSTEPKNTSTYRVS from the exons ATGCGCTGGGTCCGCGCGCTGCTGAAGAATGCGTCCCTGGCAGGGGCGCCCAAGTACATCGAGCACTTCAGCAAGTTCTCCCCGTCCCCGCTGTCCATGAAGCAGTTTCTAGACTTCG GGTCCAGCAATGCCTGTGAGAAAACCTCGTTCACCTTCCTCAGGCAGGAGCTGCCTGTGCGCCTGGCCAACATCATGAAAGAGATCAACCTGCTTCCTGACCGGGTGCTGGGCACACCCTCAGTGCAGCTGGTACAGAGCTG GTATGTCCAGAGTCTCCTAGACATCATGGTGTTCCTGGACAAGGACCCCGAAGACCAACGTACCCTGAGCCA GTTCACTGAGGCCCTGGTCACCATTCGGAACCGCCACAATGATGTGGTGCCCACCATGGCGCAGGGCGTGCTCGAGTACAAGGACGCCTATGGCGACGACCCCGTGTCCAACCAGAACATCCAGTACTTCCTGGACCGCTTCTACCTCAGCCGCATCTCCATCCGCATGCTCATCAACCAGCACA CCCTGATCTTTGACGGCAGCACCAACCCGGCCCACCCCAAACATATTGGCAGCATTGACCCGAACTGCAGTGTCTCCGAGGTGGTGAAAG ATGCCTATGACATGGCCAAGCTCCTGTGTGACAAGTATTACATGGCCTCACCCGACCTGGAGATCCAGGAAATCAGTG CAGCGTCCAACTCCACACAGCCAATTCACATGGTTTATGTCCCCTCTCACCTCTACCACATGCTTTTTGAACTCTTCAAG AATGCCATGCGAGCAACTGTGGAGAGCCATGAATCCAGCCTCACTCTCCCCCCTATCAAGGTCATGGTGGCCTTGGGCGAGGAAGATCTGTCCATCAAA ATGAGTGACCGAGGCGGGGGTGTCCCCTTGAGGAAGATTGAGCGACTGTTCAGCTACATGTACTCCACAGCACCTACCCCACAGCCTGGCACCGGGGGCACCCCGCTG GCTGGCTTCGGGTACGGGCTTCCCATTTCCCGCCTCTATGCCAAGTACTTCCAGGGGGACCTACAGCTCTTCTCCATGGAAGGCTTTGGGACCGATGCTGTCATCTATCTCAAG GCCCTGTCCACGGACTCGGTGGAGCGCCTGCCCGTCTACAACAAGTCAGCCTGGCGCCACTACCAGACCATCCAGGAGGCCGGCGACTGGTGTGTGCCCAGCACGGAGCCCAAGAACACGTCCACGTACCGTGTCAGCTAG